One genomic region from Streptomyces sp. Li-HN-5-11 encodes:
- a CDS encoding TetR/AcrR family transcriptional regulator: MSAMTTGNTSRADANRRRILDVALAELLRDPDASMDQIARAAGVVRRTVYGHFPSREALISTLVDEAVQSLAAAHAAGREGVADPAEAVARSVLAVWDIADRYRLLVALAQRTVTMQGIRERLAPVREESVRLLRQGLDQGTFSSPLPAPALAYVHEQILFALMEAVNDDLLAAREAGRSAAVTVLTAAGVPASLAGALVAKLSD, from the coding sequence ATGTCAGCCATGACCACGGGTAACACCAGTCGCGCCGACGCGAACCGGCGCCGCATCCTCGACGTCGCCCTCGCCGAGCTGCTGCGCGACCCCGACGCGTCCATGGACCAGATCGCGCGCGCCGCGGGTGTCGTACGGCGCACGGTGTACGGCCACTTCCCCAGCCGCGAGGCGCTGATCAGCACGCTCGTCGACGAGGCGGTGCAGTCGCTGGCGGCCGCGCACGCGGCGGGCCGCGAGGGAGTCGCCGACCCGGCGGAGGCGGTGGCCCGCTCGGTGCTGGCGGTGTGGGACATCGCCGACCGCTACCGGCTGCTGGTCGCGCTCGCCCAGCGCACCGTCACCATGCAGGGCATCCGCGAGCGCCTCGCCCCGGTCCGCGAGGAGTCGGTGAGGCTCCTGAGGCAGGGCCTCGACCAGGGCACGTTCAGCTCCCCGCTGCCCGCACCGGCCCTGGCCTACGTGCACGAGCAGATCCTGTTCGCCCTCATGGAGGCCGTGAACGACGACCTGCTGGCGGCGCGGGAGGCAGGACGCTCGGCCGCGGTCACGGTACTGACCGCGGCGGGGGTTCCGGCCTCGCTCGCGGGCGCCCTGGTGGCGAAGCTCAGCGACTGA
- a CDS encoding MFS transporter: MRLVMNRPAERTDRPYARRWWALLVLCLSLLIIVMANTALTVAAPDMTRSLGLSSADLQWVIDGYTVPYAALMLLLGAIGDKYSRRGALVLGLVVFGGGAVFGYLADSAATVITARAVMGVGAALIMPATLSLLAATFPRDERAKAITLWTATAGLAIAAGPVVAGALLKHHGWASTFLINVPIAAVALVAALVLVPPSKAGHHDRIDYVGGLLSVLWIGSLVYMIIEGPHFGWDAKAITAAAVAAAGLVAFVLWELRHPRPILDVRRFADRRFAGSNLAVALFFLAVFGAFYYLTQHLQFVLGYDALATGLRMLPLAGAVFAGSALTGYLTPRVGMKWTVTAGMVGGTAALALLTRVDASSSYGDFVAPLVILGLAIGLALSPCTDAIMGAFPEAELGVGGAVNDTSLELGGSLGIAILGSLLSTSYAHHLSGATAGSRLPASALSTAQDSVGAGYAVAQGIGDKARLLAAQAARTSDPHQAAQLKAQAAQLAQGAQRMKDAVGSSFSDAVAHTSLIGALILGVGTLAVALLLPRGAAAREAEPAEAEEDVKELVGSGVN, encoded by the coding sequence ATGCGACTCGTCATGAACCGACCGGCCGAGAGGACGGACCGCCCCTACGCCCGGCGCTGGTGGGCGCTCCTCGTGCTCTGCCTCAGCCTGCTGATCATCGTGATGGCCAACACTGCCCTCACGGTCGCCGCGCCCGACATGACCCGCAGCCTCGGTCTGTCCAGCGCCGACCTGCAGTGGGTCATCGACGGCTACACCGTTCCCTACGCGGCGCTGATGCTGCTGCTCGGCGCGATCGGCGACAAGTACAGCCGCCGCGGCGCGCTCGTCCTCGGACTCGTCGTGTTCGGCGGCGGGGCCGTCTTCGGCTACCTCGCCGACAGCGCCGCCACCGTCATCACGGCCCGCGCGGTGATGGGCGTGGGCGCGGCCCTGATCATGCCCGCGACGCTCTCCCTGCTCGCCGCGACCTTCCCGCGCGACGAGCGCGCCAAGGCGATCACCCTGTGGACCGCGACCGCCGGGCTCGCCATCGCGGCCGGCCCCGTGGTCGCCGGGGCGCTGCTCAAGCACCACGGCTGGGCCTCGACCTTCCTGATCAACGTGCCCATCGCCGCCGTCGCCCTGGTCGCCGCCCTCGTCCTCGTCCCGCCGTCGAAGGCCGGTCACCACGACCGGATCGACTACGTCGGCGGCCTGCTGTCCGTGCTGTGGATCGGCTCGCTGGTCTACATGATCATCGAGGGGCCGCACTTCGGCTGGGACGCCAAGGCGATCACGGCCGCCGCCGTCGCGGCCGCCGGTCTCGTCGCCTTCGTCCTGTGGGAGCTGCGCCACCCCCGCCCGATCCTCGACGTGCGCCGCTTCGCCGACCGCCGCTTCGCGGGCTCCAACCTCGCCGTCGCCCTCTTCTTCCTCGCCGTCTTCGGCGCCTTCTACTACCTCACCCAGCACCTGCAGTTCGTCCTCGGCTACGACGCCCTGGCCACCGGCCTGCGCATGCTGCCGCTCGCCGGCGCCGTCTTCGCCGGCTCCGCGCTGACCGGCTACCTCACCCCGCGCGTCGGCATGAAGTGGACGGTCACCGCCGGCATGGTCGGCGGCACCGCCGCCCTCGCGCTGCTGACCCGGGTCGACGCCTCCTCCTCGTACGGCGACTTCGTGGCACCCCTGGTGATCCTGGGCCTCGCGATCGGTCTCGCCCTGTCGCCCTGCACCGACGCCATCATGGGCGCCTTCCCCGAGGCCGAGCTCGGCGTCGGCGGCGCGGTCAACGACACCTCGCTGGAGCTGGGCGGCTCGCTCGGCATCGCGATCCTCGGCTCGCTGCTGTCGACCTCCTACGCGCACCACCTCTCCGGCGCCACCGCCGGCAGCAGGCTCCCCGCGAGCGCCCTGTCCACCGCGCAGGACTCGGTCGGCGCCGGGTACGCCGTCGCCCAGGGCATCGGGGACAAGGCCCGCCTGCTCGCGGCGCAGGCCGCCCGTACGAGCGACCCGCACCAGGCCGCCCAGCTCAAGGCGCAGGCCGCCCAACTGGCCCAGGGCGCCCAGCGGATGAAGGACGCGGTCGGTTCCTCCTTCTCCGACGCGGTCGCCCACACCAGCCTGATCGGTGCCCTGATCCTGGGCGTGGGCACCCTCGCCGTCGCCCTCCTGCTGCCGCGCGGCGCCGCCGCCCGCGAGGCGGAGCCCGCGGAGGCGGAGGAGGATGTGAAGGAGCTGGTGGGCAGCGGCGTGAACTGA
- a CDS encoding DUF2127 domain-containing protein, protein MKIDWDRRTCARKGHVTYAPDDPRLRVGLHAETALGDVWRCLRCGDFVLGEPHGSGPAADAPLVPRGKVLRDLFILRFLAIERALRGVFIVLVAVAVWKFSNSQDAVRRLFNENLDVFRPVFKHFHYDLDHSPVVGTIQKTFGYKHSTLVLVAGLLLAYALIELVEAVGLWYAKRWAEYLTVVATAAFLPLEVYELTEHISALKIATLVLNILAVVYIAVAKRLFGLRGGRRAFEEERRSASLLEVEESAGVTV, encoded by the coding sequence ATGAAGATCGACTGGGACCGGCGCACCTGCGCGCGCAAGGGGCACGTGACCTACGCGCCGGACGACCCCCGGCTGCGCGTCGGGCTGCACGCCGAGACCGCCCTCGGGGACGTCTGGCGGTGCCTGCGCTGCGGTGACTTCGTGCTCGGCGAACCGCACGGCTCCGGACCGGCCGCCGACGCCCCGCTCGTGCCGCGCGGCAAGGTGCTGCGGGACCTGTTCATCCTGCGGTTCCTGGCGATCGAGCGGGCGCTGCGCGGGGTGTTCATCGTGCTGGTCGCGGTGGCGGTCTGGAAATTCAGCAACTCCCAGGACGCGGTGCGCCGGCTGTTCAACGAGAACCTCGACGTCTTCCGCCCGGTCTTCAAGCACTTCCACTACGACCTCGACCACTCGCCGGTCGTCGGCACCATCCAGAAGACCTTCGGCTACAAGCACTCCACGCTCGTGCTGGTGGCCGGGCTCCTGCTGGCCTACGCCCTCATCGAACTGGTCGAGGCGGTCGGCCTGTGGTACGCCAAGCGCTGGGCGGAGTACCTGACGGTGGTCGCCACCGCCGCCTTCCTCCCGTTGGAGGTCTACGAACTCACCGAGCACATCAGCGCGCTGAAGATCGCCACTCTGGTGCTCAACATCCTGGCCGTGGTCTACATCGCCGTCGCCAAACGCCTCTTCGGGCTGCGCGGCGGACGCCGCGCGTTCGAGGAGGAACGCCGCAGCGCCTCCCTCCTGGAAGTGGAGGAATCGGCCGGGGTCACCGTGTAG
- a CDS encoding MerR family transcriptional regulator, with translation MRIGELAERAGTTTRTLRYYESRGLLPARRDAHGHRTYDERDLELLRQIRTLQDFGFELEETRPFVECLRAGHPEGDSCPASLAVYRRKLDELDALIGELRAVRAQVSAQLARAELAREELAAEALVPGGPEPVCELGGSLT, from the coding sequence ATGCGAATCGGCGAGCTGGCCGAACGGGCCGGGACCACGACGCGGACGCTCAGGTACTACGAGTCGCGTGGGCTGCTGCCCGCGCGGCGGGACGCCCACGGGCACCGTACGTACGACGAGCGCGACCTGGAGTTGCTGCGGCAGATCAGGACCCTGCAGGACTTCGGGTTCGAGCTGGAGGAGACGCGGCCCTTCGTGGAGTGTCTGCGGGCCGGGCACCCGGAGGGCGACTCCTGCCCGGCGTCGCTCGCGGTCTACCGGCGCAAGCTGGACGAGCTCGACGCGCTGATCGGCGAGTTGCGGGCGGTGCGTGCGCAGGTGAGCGCGCAGCTGGCCAGGGCCGAGCTGGCGCGTGAGGAGCTGGCCGCCGAGGCGCTGGTTCCGGGCGGTCCGGAACCTGTGTGCGAACTGGGAGGGAGCCTGACGTGA
- a CDS encoding thioredoxin domain-containing protein: MIKATGVAEVTDADFGTQVLGSDLPVLVEFTADWCPPCRQMGPVLSALAFEEGDRLKVVQLDVDTNPDTTNAYKVLSMPTFMVFRDGEPVKAMVGARAKRRLLEELSDVL, translated from the coding sequence GTGATCAAGGCGACCGGTGTGGCCGAGGTGACGGACGCGGACTTCGGGACTCAGGTGCTGGGCTCGGATCTGCCGGTGCTGGTGGAGTTCACCGCCGACTGGTGTCCGCCGTGCCGGCAGATGGGGCCGGTGCTCAGCGCCCTGGCCTTCGAGGAGGGCGACCGGCTGAAGGTGGTCCAGCTGGACGTGGACACCAATCCGGACACCACGAACGCGTACAAGGTGCTGTCGATGCCGACGTTCATGGTCTTCCGGGACGGCGAGCCGGTGAAGGCGATGGTGGGCGCCCGGGCCAAGAGGCGGCTGCTGGAGGAACTGTCCGACGTGCTCTGA
- a CDS encoding AAA family ATPase, translating into MRHEQEFIDGLYARVDALRGDAEDSVTNALAQGDKPMQARLERDILVAERSGLLAALNAVDGSLCFGRIDLTSGVKHHIGRIGLRRDDAERTPVLIDWRADVARPFYLATGHTPMGLRRRRHIGTDGRRVTSLHDEILDLGDRERTGHEDPTGDAVLLAALNSARTGRMSDIVQTIQAEQDEIIRAPYRGVMVVEGGPGTGKTAVALHRAAYLLYEYRELLARRAVLIVGPNPAFLGYIGEVLPSLGETGVLLATVGELFPGVKATAADTPEAAAVKGRADMADVLAAVVRDRQALPDPVITIEHDREVLMLDDGLVNVARERTRAAKLAHNVAREHFEGHILNALTELYAERVGTDPYDGSSLLDASDITQIRDELAENPEVWSAIDRLWPRLTPRRLVADFLAEPDGYVSEADADAIRRPVTRAWTVADVPLLDEAAELLGEDDRVARARAERERETQIAYAQGVLDVSYASRTYEFEDKEDSDPESSEVLSAHDIIDAERFAERHEEEDFRSAAERAAADRTWAFGHIIVDEAQELSPMAWRLLMRRSPTRSMTLVGDPAQTAEAAGVGCWGDILQPYVEDRWQHTRLGVNYRTPAEIMDVAAAVVRAENPDFEPPSSVRSTGVRPWARRADGDLPEAVAKAVAELVPAEGRLAVIAPRGLHRLLATRLDGVTAGAEPDLTRTVVLLDPRQAKGLEFDSVLVVEPGDYGTSDLYVALTRATQRLGVLYTGELPGALAAGFTGE; encoded by the coding sequence TTGCGGCATGAGCAGGAATTCATCGATGGACTGTACGCGCGGGTGGACGCCCTTCGCGGCGACGCGGAGGACTCCGTCACGAACGCCCTCGCCCAGGGCGACAAGCCCATGCAGGCGCGGCTGGAGCGGGACATCCTGGTCGCCGAGCGCTCGGGGCTGCTCGCCGCGCTGAACGCGGTGGACGGCTCGCTCTGCTTCGGCCGTATCGACCTGACCTCGGGCGTCAAGCACCACATCGGCCGGATCGGGCTGCGCCGGGACGACGCCGAGCGCACCCCCGTCCTCATCGACTGGCGGGCCGATGTCGCCCGCCCGTTCTACCTGGCCACCGGCCATACCCCGATGGGCCTGCGCCGGCGCCGGCACATCGGCACCGACGGGCGCCGGGTCACCTCCCTGCACGACGAGATCCTCGACCTGGGGGACCGGGAGAGGACCGGACACGAGGACCCGACCGGCGACGCGGTGCTGCTGGCCGCGCTCAACTCCGCCCGCACCGGCCGGATGAGCGACATCGTGCAGACCATCCAGGCCGAACAGGACGAGATCATCCGGGCCCCGTACCGCGGGGTGATGGTGGTCGAGGGCGGCCCCGGCACCGGCAAGACGGCCGTCGCCCTGCACCGGGCCGCCTACCTCCTCTACGAGTACCGGGAGCTGCTGGCCCGGCGCGCCGTCCTGATCGTCGGTCCGAACCCCGCCTTCCTCGGCTACATCGGCGAGGTGCTGCCCTCCCTCGGCGAGACCGGCGTACTGCTGGCGACGGTCGGTGAACTGTTCCCCGGCGTGAAGGCGACGGCGGCCGACACGCCGGAGGCGGCCGCCGTGAAGGGCCGCGCCGACATGGCCGACGTGCTCGCCGCCGTCGTACGGGACCGGCAGGCACTGCCCGACCCGGTGATCACCATCGAGCACGACCGCGAGGTGCTGATGCTCGACGACGGCCTGGTGAACGTCGCCCGCGAGCGCACCCGCGCCGCCAAGCTGGCGCACAATGTGGCCCGCGAGCACTTCGAGGGGCACATCCTCAACGCGCTCACCGAGCTGTACGCCGAGCGCGTGGGCACCGACCCGTACGACGGCAGCAGCCTGCTGGACGCCTCCGACATCACCCAGATCCGCGACGAGCTCGCCGAGAACCCCGAGGTCTGGTCCGCCATCGACCGGCTCTGGCCGCGGCTGACCCCGCGCCGGCTGGTCGCCGACTTCCTCGCCGAGCCCGACGGATATGTGTCCGAGGCCGACGCCGACGCCATCCGGCGCCCGGTGACCCGGGCCTGGACGGTGGCGGACGTACCGCTGCTCGACGAGGCGGCCGAACTCCTCGGCGAGGACGACCGGGTGGCCAGGGCCCGCGCCGAGCGCGAGCGGGAGACCCAGATCGCCTACGCGCAGGGCGTACTGGACGTCTCCTACGCATCCCGGACCTACGAGTTCGAGGACAAGGAGGACAGCGACCCGGAGTCCTCGGAGGTGCTCTCCGCGCACGACATCATCGACGCCGAGCGGTTCGCCGAGCGGCACGAGGAGGAGGACTTCCGCAGCGCCGCCGAGCGCGCGGCGGCCGACCGGACCTGGGCGTTCGGGCACATCATCGTCGACGAGGCGCAGGAGCTGTCCCCGATGGCCTGGCGGCTGCTGATGCGGCGCAGCCCGACCCGCTCGATGACACTCGTCGGCGACCCGGCGCAGACCGCGGAGGCGGCGGGCGTCGGCTGCTGGGGGGACATCCTCCAGCCGTACGTCGAGGACCGCTGGCAGCACACCCGCCTCGGCGTCAACTACCGCACCCCGGCCGAGATCATGGACGTGGCAGCGGCCGTGGTCCGCGCCGAGAACCCGGACTTCGAGCCGCCGAGCTCCGTCCGGTCGACCGGGGTACGACCCTGGGCGCGGCGGGCCGACGGCGACCTGCCCGAGGCCGTGGCCAAGGCGGTCGCCGAACTCGTCCCGGCCGAGGGCCGCCTCGCGGTCATCGCGCCGCGCGGGCTGCACCGCTTGCTGGCCACCCGGCTGGACGGCGTCACGGCGGGCGCCGAACCCGACCTGACCCGTACGGTCGTCCTGCTGGACCCGCGCCAGGCGAAGGGCCTCGAATTCGACTCCGTCCTGGTGGTGGAGCCGGGCGACTACGGCACGAGCGACCTGTACGTCGCCCTGACCCGCGCCACCCAGCGGCTCGGGGTGCTGTACACGGGCGAGCTGCCGGGGGCCCTGGCCGCGGGTTTCACCGGGGAGTAG